tagctctccatatctcttctccctccctgtCCTTCCTCACCCCATACCCCTGCTCCCTCTCCACCCCATAGTTCCCTCATAACCCTGCTTCCTCCCTGACCCTCCCCATCCCATACCCCTgccccctctgtgccccatagccccccataccCTTCCTCCCCACTCCACACCCCTCAGAACTCTGCTTTCTCCCCCCTTATAACCCCACTCCCTTTCTGGCCCTCCTCATCCCATACCCCCACATGACCATGCCCCCTACTCTGCCCCATAGCTACCCCACAACCCTGTGCCTTCCCTGACCCTCCTCACCCCACACTCCCATACAacccttctccctccccaccccatagctctCCATAGCCCTGCTCCCTTCCCTGCACTCCCCATAGCCCcactccctccccaccccatagctctCCATATCTGTTCTCCATCCCTGGCCTTCCTCAGCCCATAACCCTAATCCATCTccaccccatagctccccatagccCTGCTTCCTCCCTGActctccccaccccataaccctgccccctgtgtgccccatagctccccatgACCCTGCTCTCTCCTTGaccatccccaccccatagctccccatagccctgctccctgccccacaccccccataacccctctccctgccccccacagacccccatccCCCCCGACATCCTCCCCAACCGCGGACACCTCAACCTGGCGCTCAAATTCATCCCTGCAGGCTCTGAAGGTGAGTGGGGGCTGTTGGGATGGGGGCATTGAAGCCCCCCCCCAGGCCCTGACCCACATCCCCCGCCCCATAGGATCGGGGCAGCCGCCCACAGGTGAGCTGCACATCTGGGTGAAGGCGGCACAGGGGTTGGTCCCattgaatggcagcacagtggATGCCTTTGTGCAGTGGTAAGCAGGGAGGGCTGGGTTGGAGGGGGGGGTCACAGCATGTGGGtacagccccctccccactcattgctgccccccccccagctctgtgctgcccgATGACAGCAAGGCAGGTCGGCAGAAGACGCGGGTGGTGAAACGCAGCCTGAGCCCCATGTTTAACCACACCATGGTGTACGATGGATTCCAGCCCCACGACCTGGCCCAGGCCTGTGCTGAGTGCACCCTATGGCAGCGGGACGCCTTCGCCAAGAggcagctgggggggctgcGGCTCAGCCTGGGCACAGGTGAGATGGGGGGGGTCCTgagggggggctatggggagtTATAGGGGTCTAGGAGGAGTCtaagggggggatatggggctctataggtGTCTATTAGGGTCCCAgagggttctatggggtcctgagggggtctatggggagtTATAGGGGTCTAGGAGGAGTCtaagggggggatatggggctcttTAGGTGTCTATTAGGGTCTCAgagggttctatggggtcctgaGAGAGTCTATGGGGAGTTACAAAGGTCTATGAGGAGTCTaagggggagatatggggctctgtgggtgtGTATTAGTGTCCTGGGGGGTTCTATGGAATCCTGAGGGGGTCTGTGGGGAGTTATAGGGGTCTGTAAGAATGGGGGGGAGATATGTGGTTCTCTAGGTGTCTATTAGGGTCCCAGGGGGCTCAAGAggcagctgggggggctgcagctCAACCTGGGTACAGGTgaggggggatggggatggagagatggggggggtcctgaggggggctatggggagtTATAGGGGTCTCGGAGGAGTCtaagggggggatatggggctctcTAGGTGTCTATTAGGGTCCCAGAGGGTTCTATGGAGTCCTGAGAGGGGTCTCTGGGGAGTTATAGGGGTCTATAGTGAGTCTGGGGGAGAAatatggggttctgtgggtgTATGTTGGAGTTCTGGGGGGTTCTATGGAGCCCtgagggggtctatggggagtTATAGGGGTCTTGGAGGAGTCAAAGGGGGAGATATTGGGTTCTGTGGGTGTGTATTAGTGTCCTGGGGGGTTCTATGGAATCCTGAGGGGGTCTGTGGGGAGTTATAGGGGTCTATAAGAAGTCTGGACAGGAGATACATGTCTCTCTAGGCATCTATTAGGGTCCCagagggtcctatggggtcctgagaggggtctatggggagtTATAGGGGTCTATAGTGAGTCtgggggggaaatatggggctctgtgggtgtATGTTGGGATCATAgagggttctatggggcatTTGGGGGAGGGTCTGTGGGGTGTTATATGGGTCTATGAGAAGTCTGAGTGGGAGATACGGGGCTCTGTGGGTGTATATTAGTGTCCTggtgggttctatggggtcctgagggggggtctatggggattTATAGGGGTCTATAGTGAGTCTGGGGGTGAAttatggggctctgtgtgtgtctgttgGGATCACAGAGTGTTCTATGTGTCCCTTGGGGAGGGGTCAGTGGGGAGTTATGGGGTTTCTGGGGGTTGAAGGGCGGCTGTAGGACCTCCCGCTGCCCCCCCGGCCCCATAAGTGAGCGGCCTCTCGTCCCCCCCCCGCAGGGCTCAGTTACGGGCTGCCCGTGGGCTGGATGGACTCGACGGCGGAGGAGCGGGGTCTGTGGGGCCGGGTGTTGCGGGACCCCGGGCAATGGGTGGAAGCGCTGCTACCGCTGCGCACCGACCTGGTGCCCCGCAGCGCCCCGTGACCCCCAGcgtggggatatggggggatatggggggctgGGTCGGGCTGTGCCCCACAcatatggggtctgtggggccgCAATGAAGCACCGCACTCTCCTCGATGCCGTTTATTGCTCCGACGGTCGCGTTGTTCCGTCCGCTCCGTGGTCCCTGCGGTGCTGCACGATGGCCGCCCATAGGCGGTACGCAGAGCCGCGCCTGTTGgggggcggctatggggctggatggggggCACGGGGGCGTTTCACCCCATATccgacccccccccctcaaatACCTCATCCCCGTGTACAACAGGTCGTCGCGGGTGGCGCTGCCCAGCAGGTCCCACAGGGTGAAGCCGTGGGTCAGGAGCTGCGGGAGGTGGCGGTGAGGAGCTCCAGCCCCACGGAATCAGTGGGGCACAGGCTCCGTGTGGCTGTGGGTCTCACCGTGGCCGTGGTGCTGGGGTCTGTGccgtgctgctgcagccactcCACGAGCAGTGGGTCAGCCCGGGCTGTGGGGCTGTATTCagggtgtggggctgagggtccctgccccacagcggtgtctgccccacagcacagtggGGTGAGATGGGGCAGCGTGTTGTCCCCCGAGCAAAGCACCCGCTGTGCCAAGCGCTGCCACTCCTGCTCCTTGTcagccagctgctggagcagcctgtggggcagcagggagagagatgGGGGTCAGCACTTGTGGGGCACACGGTGCTGCCCCATTGCTGAGCACAAAGGATTCCAGCCCCACCTGCCCGTCTGTGCGCGGAGGCGGCGCAGCTCATCCAGCAGCACCGAGCTCCCCATGTTGGCACTGCGCTCTATGGGGCCGTCAGCTGCATCCTCGGTGCCgtctgctgtggggcacagggggCAAAGTGTGGGGCACAGCCCGCCCCATAGGACACAAGGAGGCTGTATGGCCACccacctgccagcagcacatccaGGGCTGCCTGCACTGCCCGGCTGATGGCAGCGTCCAGAGCAAACACCCAGTGGGGCCTGATGTGGTGATGGCGTAACAGCTGTGTCACCTGGGGGGGGacatggatgggatggatggatggatggatggatggatggatggatggatggatggatggagggatggatggatggatggatggatggagggttggagggatggatggatggatggatggagggatggagggatgatggatggatggagggatggagggatggatggatggatggatggatggatggatggatggatggatggatggatggatggatggatggagggatNNNNNNNNNNNNNNNNNNNNNNNNNNNNNNNNNNNNNNNNNNNNNNNNNNNNNNNNNNNNNNNNNNNNNNNNNNNNNNNNNNNNNNNNNNNNNNNNNNNNNNNNNNNNNNNNNNNNNNNNNNNNNNNNNNNNNNNNNNNNNNNNNNNNNNNNNNNNNNNNNNNNNNNNNNNNNNNNNNNNNNNNNNNNNNNNNNNNNNNNNNggatggatggatggatggatggatggatggatgaagggatggatggagggatggatggatggatggatggatggatggatggatggatggatggatggatggatgggatggagggtccccatggcagagcagccccatcccatcccatgcaACATGATGCAACGTGCACTGACCACAtcctggaagcagagcagtggtTCCTGCAGTCGCTGTGCACTGATCCCATCCTTTTCCAGCTGTCgttgcagctgcaggagctcgCGGTGCAGCcggggctgctgtgtgtgctggatgtagctgtgcaggcagctcagcagctgggtgatgtgctctgagctcagccGTGCTCCTGCCGCACTCTATGGGGTGAGATAACACTTAGATGGGCTCCATCCCACCCCCGCCCCACACcgtgccccacatcccacctgGCTGTCCTGCATTGCAGCGGTGATGCGCGGTGCCTCGGCTCTGAGGATGCCCAGCAGGGTGGTGCGATGCTCCATGTCCTTCTGCTGCACGAAGCTGCCATCGGGGGAGGATGAGCGCAGGGGAAGCtcggagctggggctgctgtggggcagtgtggggcagtgtggggcagggctgccccatggCATGTATGGCATAGTGGAGTGGTGCCCACCCAAGCCGTACCCGGTGACCACCCCAGCTTGACCTTCcctgttatggggttatggggagaTGAGCACAGGGGGGTGTTGTGCCCCACAGCATTTTGTGTCCCCTCACCCCCATCCTGTAGCAGGGCCAGCTGTGCCCCCAGCACCGTgtgggtccatctatgggtcactCAGCAGTGGGACACCAAACCCACCCCATGGGGATGCcgcccccccacacacacctgTGTCCCGTTGCCGTCTCACCATGGCACTGTGGGCGGGGGGAGCTGCCCGCTGTGCCCCCATCCCCCTGCATGGCAGGGCACCCCCCGCTGCCATCCGTCCCCATCGGGTTCCCATTGCGGGGTGAACCACCTGCCAGggagacaaaggaaaatggggGGAGCTCAGCGGGCAGCTGTGCCGGGACCCCCACATTGCCCCCATCTCACCCCTCGCTGTGGGCGCCCTGTGGCTGCGGGTACGGCCGGAACCAGCCAGGAACGGGTCCTGCAgtagagctgctgctgtggcccGTTGTGCCGGGTCGGGCTGGAAGCAGCGCAGGATAAAAGCTTTGGCCTCATCCGACATGGAGCCGGGCAGCTCCGGGTGCGCCTTGAACATGCCAACCTGCAGGACGGGCTGCACGGGAACGGCCGCACCGGGACAGCGCAGGGGGCACCTGCGGGTGGGGAGCCCTGCCGGCCCCCTCCCCTATTAACCCCGCCCCATAGATACCCTGAACATGGCGGCCTGGGGGCTGCCCAGCTCGTAGAAGGGCGGTCTGCCCGTGGCCATCTCGATGACGGTGCAGCCCAAGGACCAGATATCCGCCGGCTTCCCGTACCCCCACGGCCCTCGGTCGATGATTTCGGGGGCCATATATTGCAGGGTgcctgggggggggagggaaacgAAGCCCCCATTGATCAcccagccccccccagccccctgccccacatGCTGCCCCTACCCGTGAAGCTGTCGGCGCTGGGGCTGATCCCCGCCAGCCGCTTGGAGGTGCCGAAGTCGGAGATCTTGAGCACCCCATTGTACGTGTTGATGAGGACGTTGTCGCCCTGGAACCCCACAATAAACCCCACAATAAACCCCACAATAAACCCCACAATAAACCCCACAATAAACCAACCCCACAATAAACCCCACAGCTCGAGCTGTACATCCCCCAATcggggctggggatggagggaccccccctcagcccccaccTTGATGTCCCTGTGCACGATGTGGTTATCATGGAGGTAGCTGAGCCCGTCGAGGATCTGGCGGGTGTAGAAGATGATGGTGGGCTCGTTGTCCTTCAGGGGCCCCCACTTGGAGCGCAGCAGGGACGACAGGCTCcctggggagggggcagcacATTCACCCTATGGCTCCCCGactcccccagccccccctcGTGGTGCCGCCCACCTCCGGGCACCTCCTCCATGAAGATCTTGATGAACCCATCCTGGCTGATGGAGCCCAGGTACCGCACGATGTTCCTGTGCCGCAGCCGCTTGTGCAAGGCGAGCTCCTCGTGCAAGGGCTGCGAGTATCTGCACGGGGGGGTCGGCAGGGTGATGGGCTGCACGGagaccccccatccccaccccggTACCGCCGGACCCACCGTCTGTCCCGCTCCGGGATCTCCTTGATGGCGATTCTCACTTGTGTGCCCAGGCAGCGCCCGGCGTACACGACCCCATAAGTTCCCCTTCCCAGCACCACGCGCTCTCCCGACTCGTTGTACTCATAGCTGTactatggggggggggatgtggggtggcaGCCGAACCGCTCGGTGCCCCGCAcccccccagtgcccccctCACCTCCAGGACGGGCTGCGCGCTGCCGGGCGGCTCCTCAGCGCCTGGATTCAATAGGAACGATCGGATCCGCTCACAGAACCTGCGTGCGGAGCGGGGCCGGTTCCGAGTCCCAGCGGTACCGACCGACCCCCCCCATGAGCCGCATC
The genomic region above belongs to Coturnix japonica isolate 7356 chromosome 23, Coturnix japonica 2.1, whole genome shotgun sequence and contains:
- the MAP3K6 gene encoding mitogen-activated protein kinase kinase kinase 6 isoform X2, translating into MAAPGAGSCWQDPLAVSVTMRLPLCGSRCGRALSVVFVPSRPDAPCPALRCLRAACRQLRGRLCTVPFGLLALGDTAALERFYNADVAVVELSDAVCQPSLFYHLGVRESFDMPHNVLLCPRTAMPAPRALQDDICQKNSDLCGSYTFIPYTVSAHGAVLCSEDGAEPPQPPGHTEPLTPLTTRLVRLLERVPTDSCGYFRETLRRDVRRVRELFRGEQLSRELRRIQQRLDSVELLSLDIVVTLLLSYRDAQDYDSIISLVDTLRSLPTCDVAEQPNIRFHYAFALSQRNRAGDREKALLVLLPAVQHQDTAAPDLLCLCGRIYKDMFISSGLSNTEMRDRALHWYSKAFELEPSLHAGINAAVLLVASGHRFHSSPRLQHIGVKLSCLQGRQGSPEELRHYWDVGFCLGAGILANDMGKVIQASEKLYKLNAPGWYLVSVMETFLLYKHFQDSPALPSARQDLADFWLGFLLSSCQPFVPEQHCPVLILEHGKVLQPARLEVSGAAEEPAVMLSIVCPMEEKEVASWNFPPAAIGGISICKSDERGCFLYVLRTEQDFQLYFPSQQHCQWFCERIRSFLLNPGAEEPPGSAQPVLEYSYEYNESGERVVLGRGTYGVVYAGRCLGTQVRIAIKEIPERDRRYSQPLHEELALHKRLRHRNIVRYLGSISQDGFIKIFMEEVPGGSLSSLLRSKWGPLKDNEPTIIFYTRQILDGLSYLHDNHIVHRDIKGDNVLINTYNGVLKISDFGTSKRLAGISPSADSFTGTLQYMAPEIIDRGPWGYGKPADIWSLGCTVIEMATGRPPFYELGSPQAAMFRVGMFKAHPELPGSMSDEAKAFILRCFQPDPAQRATAAALLQDPFLAGSGRTRSHRAPTARGGSPRNGNPMGTDGSGGCPAMQGDGGTAGSSPRPQCHGETATGHSSPSSELPLRSSSPDGSFVQQKDMEHRTTLLGILRAEAPRITAAMQDSQSAAGARLSSEHITQLLSCLHSYIQHTQQPRLHRELLQLQRQLEKDGISAQRLQEPLLCFQDVVTQLLRHHHIRPHWVFALDAAISRAVQAALDVLLAADGTEDAADGPIERSANMGSSVLLDELRRLRAQTGRLLQQLADKEQEWQRLAQRVLCSGDNTLPHLTPLCCGADTAVGQGPSAPHPEYSPTARADPLLVEWLQQHGTDPSTTATLLTHGFTLWDLLGSATRDDLLYTGMRRGSAYRLWAAIVQHRRDHGADGTTRPSEQ
- the MAP3K6 gene encoding mitogen-activated protein kinase kinase kinase 6 isoform X3 — encoded protein: MAAPGAGSCWQDPLAVSVTMRLPLCGSRCGRALSVVFVPSRPDAPCPALRCLRAACRQLRGRLCTVPFGLLALGDTAALERFYNADVAVVELSDAVCQPSLFYHLGVRESFDMPHNVLLCPRTAMPAPRALQDDICQKNSDLCGSYTFIPYTVSAHGAVLCSEDGAEPPQPPGHTEPLTPLTTRLVRLLERVPTDSCGYFRETLRRDVRRVRELFRGEQLSRELRRIQQRLDSVELLSLDIVVTLLLSYRDAQDYDSIISLVDTLRSLPTCDVAEQPNIRFHYAFALSQRNRAGDREKALLVLLPAVQHQDTAAPDLLCLCGRIYKDMFISSGLSNTEMRDRALHWYSKAFELEPSLHAGINAAVLLVASGHRFHSSPRLQHIGVKLSCLQGRQGSPEELRHYWDVGFCLGAGILANDMGKVIQASEKLYKLNAPGWYLVSVMETFLLYKHFQDSPALPSARQDLADFWLGFLLSSCQPFVPEQHCPVLILEHGKVLQPARLEVSGAAEEPAVMLSIVCPMEEKEVASWNFPPAAIGGISICKSDERGCFLYVLRTEQDFQLYFPSQQHCQWFCERIRSFLLNPGAEEPPGSAQPVLEYSYEYNESGERVVLGRGTYGVVYAGRCLGTQVRIAIKEIPERDRRYSQPLHEELALHKRLRHRNIVRYLGSISQDGFIKIFMEEVPGGSLSSLLRSKWGPLKDNEPTIIFYTRQILDGLSYLHDNHIVHRDIKGDNVLINTYNGVLKISDFGTSKRLAGISPSADSFTGGSPRNGNPMGTDGSGGCPAMQGDGGTAGSSPRPQCHGETATGHREGQAGVVTGYGLGGHHSTMPYMPWGSPAPHCPTLPHSSPSSELPLRSSSPDGSFVQQKDMEHRTTLLGILRAEAPRITAAMQDSQSAAGARLSSEHITQLLSCLHSYIQHTQQPRLHRELLQLQRQLEKDGISAQRLQEPLLCFQDVVTQLLRHHHIRPHWVFALDAAISRAVQAALDVLLAADGTEDAADGPIERSANMGSSVLLDELRRLRAQTGRLLQQLADKEQEWQRLAQRVLCSGDNTLPHLTPLCCGADTAVGQGPSAPHPEYSPTARADPLLVEWLQQHGTDPSTTATLLTHGFTLWDLLGSATRDDLLYTGMRRGSAYRLWAAIVQHRRDHGADGTTRPSEQ
- the MAP3K6 gene encoding mitogen-activated protein kinase kinase kinase 6 isoform X1; the encoded protein is MAAPGAGSCWQDPLAVSVTMRLPLCGSRCGRALSVVFVPSRPDAPCPALRCLRAACRQLRGRLCTVPFGLLALGDTAALERFYNADVAVVELSDAVCQPSLFYHLGVRESFDMPHNVLLCPRTAMPAPRALQDDICQKNSDLCGSYTFIPYTVSAHGAVLCSEDGAEPPQPPGHTEPLTPLTTRLVRLLERVPTDSCGYFRETLRRDVRRVRELFRGEQLSRELRRIQQRLDSVELLSLDIVVTLLLSYRDAQDYDSIISLVDTLRSLPTCDVAEQPNIRFHYAFALSQRNRAGDREKALLVLLPAVQHQDTAAPDLLCLCGRIYKDMFISSGLSNTEMRDRALHWYSKAFELEPSLHAGINAAVLLVASGHRFHSSPRLQHIGVKLSCLQGRQGSPEELRHYWDVGFCLGAGILANDMGKVIQASEKLYKLNAPGWYLVSVMETFLLYKHFQDSPALPSARQDLADFWLGFLLSSCQPFVPEQHCPVLILEHGKVLQPARLEVSGAAEEPAVMLSIVCPMEEKEVASWNFPPAAIGGISICKSDERGCFLYVLRTEQDFQLYFPSQQHCQWFCERIRSFLLNPGAEEPPGSAQPVLEYSYEYNESGERVVLGRGTYGVVYAGRCLGTQVRIAIKEIPERDRRYSQPLHEELALHKRLRHRNIVRYLGSISQDGFIKIFMEEVPGGSLSSLLRSKWGPLKDNEPTIIFYTRQILDGLSYLHDNHIVHRDIKGDNVLINTYNGVLKISDFGTSKRLAGISPSADSFTGTLQYMAPEIIDRGPWGYGKPADIWSLGCTVIEMATGRPPFYELGSPQAAMFRVGMFKAHPELPGSMSDEAKAFILRCFQPDPAQRATAAALLQDPFLAGSGRTRSHRAPTARGGSPRNGNPMGTDGSGGCPAMQGDGGTAGSSPRPQCHGETATGHREGQAGVVTGYGLGGHHSTMPYMPWGSPAPHCPTLPHSSPSSELPLRSSSPDGSFVQQKDMEHRTTLLGILRAEAPRITAAMQDSQSAAGARLSSEHITQLLSCLHSYIQHTQQPRLHRELLQLQRQLEKDGISAQRLQEPLLCFQDVVTQLLRHHHIRPHWVFALDAAISRAVQAALDVLLAADGTEDAADGPIERSANMGSSVLLDELRRLRAQTGRLLQQLADKEQEWQRLAQRVLCSGDNTLPHLTPLCCGADTAVGQGPSAPHPEYSPTARADPLLVEWLQQHGTDPSTTATLLTHGFTLWDLLGSATRDDLLYTGMRRGSAYRLWAAIVQHRRDHGADGTTRPSEQ